TACATTATATATGGGATAATGGAGACACATATGAAGTCATACAGTTAGTGGATCCAAGGTTTGAATTCCAGGGAATGTTTTTGAGGCTCCATGTCTGGTCTCCAGACCTATCTCAGATGTAAGCacttttcatggattgaattatgcctcccccccaaaaaaaaagtgtgtatcagttgtgctgggccatgattcctggtattgtgtgattttcctatatgtcgtaaatcctgcctctataatgttaatgaggaagaatgggtggcagttgtgttagtgaggcaggactcaacttacaggattggattatgtcttgaggcaatcttttgagatataaaagatagaagcaagcagagagacagggggacttcatagcaccaaggaagcagcactgggagcagagtttatcctttggacccaggatctctgtgcctgagaagctcccgtgggaaaattgaggacaaagaccttcctccagagctgacggagaaagcatttccctggagccgatgccctgaatttggacttttagcctactttactgtgaggaaataaatttctctttgttaaagccatccagttgtgttatttctgttatagcagcactagatgactaaaacagctgTAGAGGTTGTGAGCAGTTTGTTGGAAGCTCAGAATCAGCTGGACTCCATCCCTCCCACATCAAAACATGTCTTTgtgtctttcttctttcttctcagGGACTTTCCTGAAGCCAAGGGTATTGGCTTAGCCCACCAATCAATGGGTCTTGGCAATATGGGGGAGTTAACGTCTTCAGGGGCAACCAGGGACTGGTTGATTAATGCCTCCGCCTGATGCCATTCAGATGGACAATTCTCAGAGTTTCCAGTGGAATTAAGTCCCAGTTGATTATAGTAGGTTCTCTTCAATCCTTATTTCAGCATCCTGGGACCTTTTCCCAATAAACTACTTGTACACAAGTCTTTGCCTCAGGTTCTTCTTTTGGGACAACCTAAACTATGACATCCTCCTTCAAGTGTGTTAAAAACTAATGATTACCATCTATTGcaaaaggaggaaaccctggtggcatagtggttaagtgctacagctactacccaaaaggtcaccagtttgaattcaccaggcacttcttggaaactctattgggcagttctactctgtcttatatgttcactatgagtcagaatcaactcgatggcagtgagtttttactGGAAAAGGATTTATTTTCTGATAGTTAAAATCACGTGCTTTCACAATGAGAGAGCAGTGcttgaaattattcatttaatgcCCTAACTAGAAGCAGTGAATCATTTTAAGAGTCAGAATAGGGAAATGGGAGAAGAACAATTGAGAAAGAGGATGTGTGAAATAAGAACCATTTAGAGGTTCAACCATAGGTGTGTTCCTTGATAGACTGGCTTTAGGAAAATGTACATATGTAAATTGAGGATCCAGAAATTGAAACTCTTCATGCTTGTGTACTTCTTGGAAAGTTCTCATGTAGCCTCAGGGGTATACAAAACCCAGTTTAAAGACCACTTTTATAGTATAATGTGAACGAAACACATGATATTTTGAGTTGAAATGGAGGAACAATATCTACTCTCAGTCTCAACTGAAGATTGAGGTCTGTTGTAAAGGACTTTGCCAAAGGTAATGAGGAGGTGACTTTCATAGGGAGATCTGTGGTTTCTTTTGATTATGACAAAGCACAGGAGAACATAGAATTAATCAAAATTCATATTcgattaacatttattgagtgttttataCATGTCAGGGATTGTTTTAGGAAATTTTTGTACCCGTTTATCTCATTAAAACCTCATACTAAGAGTTCTGTAGTGTATAAAttcccatttccattttacagttgaagttGTGACATGCCAAATGCACACagctgataaatggaaaaaattaagTCCAGATCCAGATCTTCTGACTTAAAGTCCCATCTGTTTTTGAAGACATCACCATAGATTGATAAAGAATCTAGCTAGAAGTTGAATAGAAATACAAGGCCTTCTCCCTCCCTACTACGTTCTGTTGACTGAAGATTTCCCTAACACTTAAACCCCACCCACAACCCCAGGCATTCAGTgagtatttactgaatgaatgacttTGCCAAAGAGAGAGAGTAGAAGGGTGGTTACTGCACCCATATCACACTAAACTAGATTATTCCATACTCCTCCTGGCCCTGCTGCCAAAGAATTTTaaagacattgtaaacatctccaGAAATTTCCATAGAGCATTTTTCATCTCGTTATTCCTAAGACTGTAAATCAGGGGGTTGAAGAGTGGAGTTACCATTGCATAAAACAAGGTCATGATCTTAGGCATCAAGGTGGAGTGGCTAGATCCAGGGCTCACATGCATTACCATGATGGTACCATAGAATAACAGTACCACAGCCAGGTGGGACCCACAGGTTGAAAAGGCCTTATGCTGACTGGATGCTGAGGGTAAACGAAACACAGCAAGTAGAACGAGAGCATAGGAAATGAGGATGAAAAGGAAGCTAAGGAGGATAATGAGGGAGCTTAGGGTGTAGCTGGTAAGCCTGGACATGGGGGCAGGAGCACATGAAAGTGTCAGCAATGGGCCTGAGTCACATACAAAGTGGTCAATTATATTAGAGCCACAGAAAGGCATCTGGGAAATGAGAATAACGGGCACCAGATACCAGAGAAAGCCACATACCCAACAGGAAATCACAAGGTTGAAACAATGTGGTCCAGTCATAATTGTGGCATAATGGAGAGGACGACAGATGGCGAGATATCGATCAAAAGCCATTGCAGAAAGAAAGAAGCACTCAGTGGAGCccatggaaaagaaaaaatacaactgGAGGAAGCAACCAGTAAAAGATATGGCCTTGGTCTCAGAGAGGAAGTTGATCAAAGTGTTTGGGACTGTGGAGTTGACATACCAGATCTCCAGGAATGCAAAATTGCCTAGCAGGatgtacatgggggtgtggagacGCTGATCCCAACACACAGCGCAGATAATGGCTCCGTTTCCCATGAGAGTCAGGAGGTAGATGATGGAGAAGACTGTGAATAAGACAATCTGAATCTCCCGGCTGCAGGGAAAGCCCAGAAGGATAAAATCACTCACTGGCTCGGTGTAGGATCCTGACTCAGAGATGTTCATTTAGTCTGTAAGCTGTGCTGCAATGAGACAGTATCATCGTGAAGCCAAATCCAAACAACCGAGCGTAGCATGCAAGGTTCTTTATGACCTAATCTTTATCTACTTCCTCAGCCTCTTCTTCTTCCCTGTGTCCCTTGAGCCCTGTGCTCCAGTAAGAAGAGAATAGCTGCGGTCCACCAAgcgacattttgttcttgcaACCTAATATGTCTGTTGCTTCTCCTTTTCTTCTGTCTCTCTTTGTCCAAATCTCTTGAaccccttccttttctctctccatcttcatttattttttattttctgggtaGGGACCTGGGTAACTTGCACTTGCAATTTACAACACTGTTCAATGATTGCCTCCTATAAGAAGTATTGCTGGACCACCCAATCATGTAGTAATTCTTTGTGCTTCTGTACTAACCAATGAATTTGTGTGCAGACTTATTATACTctattgtaacttttttttttttaatgcctttaaCAGCCTGTAAGCTTCATGAAGGCAGGTAATGTATTTTTCATCTCTGTTCTACTAATGTCTGGTACAGTGCAAGCACTTATGTAAGTGTATCAacatgtttgttgaattaatatTAAACCAATGTATCATTATTTTCCAAGAGAGAAGAAATGAGAAATAACATTCTAAAAACTATGGAATGGGATTTTTCTGTACCAAGGACTTTACCATTTTATACTTTGTATCACGGATATTTCTTTGCATTTCTTAATCTACCAGCTAAACTGTAAACTTCTGATAATAGGGGCCaactgtgtatacacacacacacacatatatatatatatatatatatatatttttctttttccctcaagGCTGAATTGCTCTGTAATTCTGGCACTTTTGGTCTTAAAAGATTTTCTTTGAGCAACTCTGCTTTTCTCCTTCTGGCAGTTGCTACTTTAATTTGATTTTCTGTAAAGATATAGTGAGAAGAAAAAGACTTCATGAAACCTTTGGAAAGGGAGAAATATAACTGAAAGATGCAGCCAGAGAGACAGATTGACTTGGTATTTAAGAAGAAACAGGGGTTGGTATTACAGCCTAtgaggacattggtggttcagtgttagaattctcaccttttcgCCTTTCCTACAGGAGACCGGGTTTAATGCTTGGCCAGTGCCAGTGCACGTAATGTGCAGCCACCGCTCACCTGTcagtggagcttgtgtgttgctatgatgctgaacaggattcagtggagcttctaggctaagacagactaggaagacagtcctggtgatctgcttccggaaATCAGTTGACCTAAACCCCAgtggatcacaagggtccgaTCTGTCACTGATCACAGGAGTGGCGCTGGACCACACAGCGTTTCagtctgctgtgcatggggtcatcatgagctggGGGCTAACTCTATGccactaacaacgacaacaatgacaacattctGGTTTATATCGTTTTCatgattttctaaaatatttaatgACCTTGTCTCTGATGATCATCTAATGAAGATTTATAGCAACTTGGAGAAAGAAAAATCTAAAGTAGTTTAATTTTGTTTCCTCACTTAAGGGAGGAAAATACTTTTTTCAGGGATCATTCTGGTATTGTTATTAAGTACATTTACGTATGTTCGATTCGTTAAGTTCTTCTTTTGGAGGAACTCCCAGCCAGTCACTCTCATGGTTTGGCCTGGCTTTCTGCCCGGGTTTGTCTCTCCCAGCTAGTAGTGATATTAAGCAGTCTGTTTTTACCAGATAAAACCATCTCTGATTTGCCCAACCTTGGCTCCTACCAGTTAGACAATTTTATTCACATgtaagttaaaacaaaacaaaaaattaaaattattttcatttcaaaataCATTTATGGGACACCAGAAAACAAACTTGCTTTTCCTAATTCTTCAACCTACCTGGACGTCCTAATGAATGGCACTTGTTTAGTATagcttttctcttcagttctgtaTCTTTTTGGGACCCTGTAGAAATATGTGGATACAACCCCTAAAACAGAACCAGGGAAACAGAGCTTTTAATCCTGTTTAACATTATCCTCTGTGGGTTATTGGTCATAACAGAACTCTTATTATTTTCAAAGGAAAGCATACTGTAACTTACTTAAAGTTCCAAAAACTAGGGAAATTAAAGTTTTAGAAAGCAGGCTTCTCAGCACTTACCCCAGGTAATGACAAACACCACAGTTTTGCCCAGGAATTGAAGCTATTTGGATTTTATCTTTTAGATCTTTCATCAAAGATACcaagaacaacaaaacaaaaatttgcagttatctgtctaaaaaaaaaaaaaaagtgtggacatgatataatttctgcattcctggAGCCTAGGCTTGGGTAGGAACCATACAACAAAGGTCAGCGTGCTCTTTCTtctctgcctcagtctcaaagtgtGGATTCCCAGAACCTTCACTGAGAAACAAACTCCACTTCAGACAATTAACTTTGCAATGACTGCCAAGAGTCTCGTCAGGGGAGATATCTGGAAGATGATGTAGAGGAGACTTTGGgagtagtctctgattttttaatttggaagAAAGGGTTCAAGCACCACGTATAAGAAAAGTCTAGTCTAATGGAGTGCATGCTGTACTCTATTTATCCTTGGTTGGCATTTTCAGTATTTCCAGAGATTTGATACTTCgtgaattttttaagaaaaagtgaTTTCCTGCCTCAAGGTGTTCTATGGGCAAGCCAGTCTCCCAGGCTAGCATCTGCTTTTACCTTGTGTAATTAGATGCCTCGGGGAGAGGGATTAGGAGAAATAAAAAGCAGGCATGTGAAGTAAGTATGTGGCTATGTCTCATGAATTCATAGTTAATTATGGATGGTCCTATATACTCTAAAACCAAGGTTTCCTTAGGGAAAGGAAATATGTAGTTCAGCCATATAGTCAATCTCCAGAGATatgtagaaaattaaaaatacaaaaacaaaaatttccttttgttaggaagaaaaaagagaaaagttaaAGAATATGGGAGCTTTGTGTCTAGTGGATAAAGTAGATCCCATTGTGgtaaaatttatgttttcttcaGAATTAATGGTCTAACATTAACTCTGTCTTGTCATAGCATGATGAGTTTTCTCTTACTGTTcttgaaaaaattctcaacattCTTCTAAGTTTTGTGTGTAAAAAATGAGTTAACTTTTCTAATGACTGGAAGGGGCCATATGCCAAAAGTACCTCTTCTAATGTATTTCTTACATATTACATTAAGATCTCATTAACTCAATCACTGTTTAGAGAATTTGTGGAGTCCAGGGTAGTAGCATAGAATAATATAATCAGTCTATTAACATCTACTTCCAATTAGCAGTGAGAGGGTGAGTGAGGGtgggatatgtatatatatgtgtgtgtgtgtgtgtgtgtgtgtgtatatacacatacatagcaGCAGTACTGTagtccctttctgggacctccctaaaGGGCAGTGGTGAaacaaaatcctcccaactggcaGAACTTCGAGCGGTGCACCTGGCTGTCCACTTTCCTTTGAAGGAGAAATGGCCCGATGCACAATTGTATACTGGTTCAAGGGCTGCGGCCAGTGGTTTGGgtagatggtcagggacttggagggaacatgattagaaaattggtgacaaggattTATGGAGGAGACGTCTGTGGGATAGACCTCTCttaatgggccaaagaagtgaagatatttgtaccTCATGTGAATGGTTACCAAAGGTTGACCTCAGCAGAGAAAGATTTTAACAATGAAGTGGATAAGATGATGTGTTCTATCAAAAGAAATTATCCTTTTTCTCCAGCCACTCTCGTCGTCGCCGAATGCACTCATCAACAAAATGACCAAGGTGGCaggaatggaggttatgcatgggctcagcgacatggatttccactcaccaagggtgacttggctatagccactgctgaTTGACCAATCTGTCAGCGGCAGAGATGAACACTGCATCCCCGATAAGACACCATTCCTCAAGGAGGTCATCCAGCAGGTTGATTAGTtgaactgcttccatcatggaaagggcagtgtttcattcttactGGGATAAACACTCTGAATATGCATGCAATgcctctgccaaaactaccatccatggactcacAGGATGTCTTAACCACTGTCATGGTGCCCCACACAGTATTCCTCAgatcaagagactcacttcacagcataTGAAGTGCAACAATGGGACCATGCTCACAGAATTCGCTGGTCTTACCACATTCCCCATCATTCTGAaccagctggcttgatagaacaatggaatggtcttctaaagacacaattacactACCAGGTAGGTGGCAACATTCTGctgggttggggcaatgttccaatgcatatgctctaaaccagcatctaaTATATGGTGCTGCTTCTCCCATAGCTAGGATTCATGGtttcaggaatcaaggggtgtaGATATGATTGGTGCGACTCACtattactcctagtgacccaattgcaaaatttttgcttccaatCCCCGTGACCCTATGCTTTGCATGTCTACAGGTCATAgtttcaaagggaggaatgcttccaCCTATAGACACAACATGTATGctgttgaactggaagttaagaatgtcacccagccactttgggctccttatgcctctggatcaacaggcaaagaaaggagttaatGTATTGGTTAGTGTTATTGACCCTAACTACCAAGGCAAAATTGGATTGATGTTGCATAACGGAGGTAAAAAAGAGTATGTTTGGAATACAGGAGATACCTACGGGCATCTCTTAATACTACCACGCTCTgcgattaaagtcaatggaaactaCAGCAACCCGAGTCCCACAGGACTgataatggcccagacccttcagggtTGAAGGTTTAGGTCTCCCCACCAGGTAAAGAGTGACGACCAGCTGAGGTGAtttctgagggcaaagggaatacggaatgggtgttgaaaaaaggtacttctAAATACCACTTACAACAACGTGACCAATTGAAGAAACAAGGAATGTAATTACTATGAGCATTtcttctttgtatgtgtgcatctaatatttttgtttccttcacttaTAAGATGTAAACTAAGCCAGTGAATCTTAGGTTGTATGCattttagttgtatcatgttaggtgcaagtatgactttgtgattgtctttatttagagattgtgtatggcttaaggagatgtgtacaggtgccaagttgaaaAGGGGTGGATTGTGATTGTTAGGTTGTATATCAACTTGACTagaccatgattttcagtggtttggcagttatgtaatgatgtaatcatcttccatgatgTAATCTGATCAGGCAATttgttgtaaggggagtttccttggggtgtgtggcctgcatccaatgtatgtatgcatgttctggcaaagttcgctttcttgctctggatcctgcatctggatcatcatcatctgacctctagttgtTGGAGTTTGAGCCAATGGCCTGCCATCTCACCTGCtattcttgggattcatcagccttcacagTCCTTGAGACAGTGGCTTGTcctccgacctgccaatcttgggtttgtcaatCCATACAGCTGTGTGAATcaagagaaacctccagcctgacacctgacttgggacttgccagtctctacaGCTGTGTGGGCCATTTCTTTGAGGTAAATCTCTTTTTCTCTGCATAcatatacttctaaaaaaaaaaaaaaaatctttttctttatatatgcttcactgttttagtgtctctagagaaccaagcctaGGACACCTATGTTTATCTGTTTTAAATTATTGttagtattatttttaatgttcttGTTTTAGTTGGGTATatgacaaagtttttttttttttttttttctcttcatctaTTGGTAACACTCAGTTGGTTAGGGTATGTTTGCGGAAGCTGAAACAAAACacttatcaaatatttttttatttttattttttatactgaCCTCTCAGAAACAGAAATatttttactgagtctttttgcaTTTCATCCCAATACATGTTATTTGCGTGTGTTAAGAAAAGAATATACTGTCCTTTTGACAGAAATAGTTGGACAAATTAATTATGCAACCAAGTCCAAACTGTTAGTGTCATATTTGAAAAGAGGTTATATTTAATCAGGTAATGACAAGCCCATGATTTCAGGACAATGACTGTACTTCATATGCAGAAAAGATGCCTACAAAACCCTCCCAAGAAAATGACCCGGTACCAGCCCATGGCCTACAGAGTTCCAGATTAACATGCGGTAAGGAAGGTTATGTCTTGATTGGCCTCCAGAAAATTCAGAGGATATTGAGGAGGCAGGAATTCACTTACATGCAGCAAAACCTAATGTAgaaagattttgttgttgttgttgtgctaaATATgtgtgtaacaaaacatttgcccttgcaacattcttcacatatacaattcagagacattaattatgtttatcatgttgttcaactacCACAATTATCCATTTCAAAATTTTCCATAACCCTTAACAGAAGGTCAGTGTCACCTATGAGcccccttttctcctccctccttcccatccccctgtaaccactaataaactttggtctctataagcttgcctattctaggtattttaaATAAGTGgaattatgcaatatttgtccttttgtgaatgacttgaTTGACTCAGCACAGGACGGTATTttcaaaattcatccatgttgtagcatgtatcaggacatcgtttctctttatggttgagtaatattccattgtatctatgtatcacattttatctattcatctgttgataacaCCTGtggctattgcgaatagtgctgcaatgagcagtGGTATACTGATGGAATTGTA
The window above is part of the Loxodonta africana isolate mLoxAfr1 chromosome 10, mLoxAfr1.hap2, whole genome shotgun sequence genome. Proteins encoded here:
- the LOC135232535 gene encoding olfactory receptor 11G2-like, coding for MNISESGSYTEPVSDFILLGFPCSREIQIVLFTVFSIIYLLTLMGNGAIICAVCWDQRLHTPMYILLGNFAFLEIWYVNSTVPNTLINFLSETKAISFTGCFLQLYFFFSMGSTECFFLSAMAFDRYLAICRPLHYATIMTGPHCFNLVISCWVCGFLWYLVPVILISQMPFCGSNIIDHFVCDSGPLLTLSCAPAPMSRLTSYTLSSLIILLSFLFILISYALVLLAVFRLPSASSQHKAFSTCGSHLAVVLLFYGTIMVMHVSPGSSHSTLMPKIMTLFYAMVTPLFNPLIYSLRNNEMKNALWKFLEMFTMSLKFFGSRARRSME